From a region of the Zingiber officinale cultivar Zhangliang chromosome 4B, Zo_v1.1, whole genome shotgun sequence genome:
- the LOC121977051 gene encoding uncharacterized protein LOC121977051 isoform X2, whose product MGNKKRNPSQRPTRHPPDSSVAVVADVSLALSSPVSDDGPRSVDAAESAVVKVECERALTTLHRGNHTKALRLMKEAAARHEGSALLHRVHGTVAAKFAALLDDPGAKLRYLRAAIDSARRAVTLSPTSIEFAHFYASLLFDAATDGCGYEEVVQECERALSIADPVDPAKESLQDESQQKLPTPEARVAHIRQELRALIQKSNIASISSWMKNLGNGASGEERFRLIPMRHISEDPMEVRLVQTARRPNEIKKATKTPEERRKEIEVRVAAARIIQQKSSNSPVSSQEEDGRPGSDFSTSSSSAHRLAERRKLNSKKVISSDDRMDLVRAYWNSMSFERQLDFLVVNIPDLKMHFASSPKDNLGVDILNEALAFVESSGMWKFWACCRCDEKFTDCHAHIQHTALEHISSLSTKLQSVMPQEVDGEWIEMLLNGNWKPIDADLAVKMLKEEQSKQQSLIKDADSDSGCKDKECSPEYWTAKENSDSSSSPQHGEIAEQDIPNDFSSEGNFSEMNDLIDVSRRWPLSHDTERTKLLGRIQVMFQTLVKHKSLSVSHMNKVIQYAVEEIQAFQSGSLLLNHALDQSPVCIFFLDALHLEKILKFLKELSQSCGSGRYTDKDTTASDADSNEQGTEVPDDVSLSFNSCTLSLDGCFFRKKPDIHLENSGIDEAVNRIPDSNIFLPWLFAGPSISEQLSSWTHMREEKACQGLEILQMLEKEFYPLQSLCERKCEHLSYEEALQAVENLCFEELKRREQGVKLASQSYEAILRKRQKELMERENDEMLDGCRFELEVISNVLKEAQVLNVSQFGYDEALCSAGSRMCDLNCDEGDDWRVHDYLQQTDTCIGIAIQRQKEQLSVELNKIDARIMHNVSGMQRLEVKLGPASAMDYRTVILPLVKSFIRFHLEDLVDRDAREKSDAAREAFLAELAQDAKKNANKGNDTKHAHEKSKEKKKNKDYRKSKDQKSVGYIDQSSDHQHTTEQSESVVYGVTLEHDVVVSSGDYLTQKEEESKLRVELEAEERKLEETLEYQRRIEDETKQKHFAEQSKINAVAYLNNQTDGAFVVNSVANLNYDSRLQNKTVPTFVEGAEFGEFHFFEANMHYDNPNMRFKQRNKSGTTDQIDVGQQRSINDNSEKYNENCIDRMQAFDDYKDFPLKVGLQVNGVEKSVTNRTFSNSNSFQKIKKTSSQSHTKHKQGTLYDGFLPLEQSKAKQVSKHNITRELPEGNERAFPFSKENRLLARCQNELYTQDNAAGQNEVRSAGQFQDVDEQRFQEELKQAVRESLEGNDYVVSATETGSISSQKEVLGTGLRNAVGEYNCFLNVIIQSLWHLRRFRDEFLKKSSVHGHVGDPCVVCALYDIFTDLRNASEGGLSDAVAPTSLRIALSNLYPDSKFFQEGQMNDASEVLSVIFDCLHKSFKVHSGDNDAGLQKNNSEGSWDCTNSSCIAHTLFGMNIDEQMNCYNCHSQTRHLKYTSFFQNINANSLRTAKIMCPESSLDDLLKTVEMNHRLSCDVEAGGCGKQNYVNHILSHPPHVFTAVLGWQSTTESADDISATLAAITTDVDIGVLYCGIDKGSEHSLISMVCYYGQHYHCFAYEHDQWVMYDDQTVKVIGGWEDVITTCKRGHLQPQVLFFETVN is encoded by the exons ATGGGCAACAAGAAGCGAAACCCTAGCCAGCGCCCTACCCGCCATCCTCCAGATTCTTCGGTCGCTGTGGTGGCTGATGTTTCTCTGGCTTTGTCCTCTCCTGTCTCTGATGACGGGCCACGGAGCGTCGATGCAGCTGAGTCCGCTGTCGTTAAGGTGGAGTGCGAGCGGGCGCTTACTACCCTCCACCGCGGGAACCATACTAAAGCcttaaggctgatgaaggaggctgcGGCGCGGCACGAGGGTTCTGCGCTGCTGCACCGAGTGCACGGGACTGTGGCAGCGAAGTTTGCGGCTCTGCTTGATGACCCCGGTGCGAAACTGCGGTACCTCCGTGCCGCCATCGACTCTGCTCGCCGCGCTGTCACGCTGTCGCCAACCTCAATTGAGTTCGCGCACTTCTATGCTAGTCTTCTGTTTGATGCTGCTACGGATGGATGCGGGTACGAGGAGGTTGTCCAGGAGTGCGAGCGCGCCCTTAGCATTGCTGACCCGGTTGATCCTGCTAAGGAGAGCCTTCAGGATGAGAGCCAGCAGAAGCTGCCTACGCCTGAGGCTCGGGTCGCTCACATCCGGCAGGAGCTACGGGCTCTAATTCAGAAGTCCAACATTGCCTCTATCTCGTCTTGGATGAAGAATCTTGGGAACGGGGCTTCTGGGGAGGAGAGGTTCCGGTTGATCCCTATGCGCCATATCTCTGAGGACCCCATGGAAGTTCGGTTGGTGCAGACAGCCCGCCGCCCCAATGAAATTAAGAAGGCCACCAAAACTCCAGAAGAGCGGCGTAAGGAAATTGAGGTCCGTGTTGCTGCTGCTCGCATTATCCAACAGAAGTCCAGCAACTCTCCAGTGTCCTCCCAGGAGGAGGATGGCCGCCCTGGGTCAGATTTTTCCACCTCCTCATCCAGTGCTCACCGGTTGGCAGAGCGCCGGAAATTGAACTCCAAAAAGGTCATTTCCTCTGATGATCGCATGGATCTTGTCCGAGCATATTGGAACTCGATGAGTTTTGAGAGGCAGTTGGATTTCCTAGTCGTAAACATCCCAGACCTCAAGATGCATTTTGCCTCATCGCCCAAGGACAACCTTGGAGTGGACATCCTGAATGAAGCACTGGCATTTGTGGAGTCCAGTGGTATGTGGAAGTTCTGGGCTTGTTGCCGTTGTGATGAGAAGTTCACTGACTGCCATGCCCACATCCAACACACTGCTCTGGAGCATATAAGTAGCCTCTCAACCAAGTTGCAGTCTGTAATGCCGCAGGAAGTTGATGGAGAATGGATTGAGATGCTTCTTAATGGGAATTGGAAACCCATTGATGCTGATCTTGCTGTGAAGATGCTCAAGGAAGAACAATCGAAGCAACAATCATTAATCAAGGATGCAGACTCCGATAGTGGCTGCAAGGACAAAGAGTGTTCACCAGAGTATTGGACTGCTAAAGAGAACTCTGATTCTTCCTCTTCACCCCAGCATGGGGAGATTGCAGAGCAAGATATTCCTAATGACTTTTCTTCAGAAGGGAACTTCAGTGAGATGAATGATCTTATTGATGTCTCTCGCAGATGGCCATTGTCGCATGATACCGAAAGGACCAAGCTTCTGGGAAGAATTCAAGTCATGTTTCAGACACTCGTGAAACACAAGAGCCTGTCAGTAAGTCATATGAATAAGGTGATACAATATGCTGTTGAAGAGATCCAAGCATTTCAGTCTGGATCATTATTGCTTAACCATGCACTTGATCAGTCGCCtgtttgtatcttcttcttggaTGCTTTGCACCTTGAGAAAATACTGAAGTTCTTGAAGGAGCTTTCACAGTCCTGTGGGTCAGGAAGATACACTGATAAGGACACTACTGCCAGTGATGCTGATAGCAATGAGCAGGGTACTGAAGTCCCAGATGATGTCAGTCTGAGCTTTAACTCCTGTACTCTTTCTTTGGATGGGTGTTTTTTCAGAAAGAAGCCGGATATCCATCTTGAGAATTCTGGCATTGACGAGGCCGTCAACAGGATACCtgattcaaatatttttttgccATGGCTATTTGCTGGTCCTTCCATCTCTGAACAACTCTCATCATGGACTCACATGCGTGAAGAGAAAGCTTGTCAAGGCTTGGAAATCCTTCAGATGCTCGAGAAAGAATTCTATCCCTTGCAAAGTCTGTGTGAACGGAAATGTGAACATTTGAGTTATGAGGAGGCTTTGCAGGCTGTTGAAAACCTTTGTTTTGAAGAACTGAAAAGAAGGGAGCAAGGAGTGAAGTTGGCATCTCAAAGCTATGAGGCTATTTTGAGGAAGCGACAAAAAGAACTCATGGAGCGGGAGAATGATGAAATGCTGGATGGCTGCAGATTCGAATTGGAAGTTATTTCTAATGTTCTGAAGGAGGCACAAGTCTTGAATGTATCACAATTCGGGTATGATGAGGCTTTATGTAGTGCCGGTTCTCGTATGTGTGATTTGAATTGTGATGAAGGTGATGATTGGAGGGTGCATGATTACTTGCAGCAAACAGATACTTGTATAGGAATAGCAATTCAGAGGCAGAAGGAACAACTTTCTGTAGAG CTTAACAAGATTGATGCAAGGATCATGCACAATGTGAGTGGCATGCAGCGATTAGAAGTGAAGCTTGGACCCGCTTCAGCCATGGATTATCGTACTGTCATTTTGCCACTTGTAAAATCTTTTATTCGG TTTCATTTGGAGGATTTGGTAGACAGAGATGCTAGAGAAAAGTCTGATGCTGCAAGAGAAGCCTTCCTAGCAGAGCTTGCACAGGATGCTAAGAAGAATGCAAACAAAGGAAATGATACCAAGCATGCACATGAGAAatcaaaggagaagaagaagaataaagatTACAGGAAAAgtaaagatcaaaag AGTGTGGGTTATATTGATCAATCCTCAGATCATCAGCATACTACTGAACAATC TGAGTCTGTTGTATATGGTGTTACCTTGGAGCATGATGTTGTTGTATCAAGTGGTGATTACCTGACACAGAAAGAAGAGGAGTCTAAACTTAGAGTGGAACTTGAGGCTGAAGAAAGGAAACTTGAGGAGACATTGGAGTATCAAAGGAGGATTGAAGATGAGACAAAGCAGAAACACTTTGCAGAACAATCTAAAATCAATGCTGTGGCTTATCTGAACAATCAGACTGATGGAGCCTTTGTTGTTAATTCAGTGGCTAATTTGAATTATGACTCTAGGTTGCAAAATAAAACCGTACCCACTTTTGTAGAAGGTGCAGAATTTGGTGAATTCCATTTTTTTGAAGCCAACATGCACTATGACAACCCTAACATGAGATTCAAACAAAGAAATAAGTCTGGCACAACAGACCAGATTGATGTTGGACAGCAGCGCAGTATTAACGACAACAGTGAGAAATATAATGAAAATTGTATTGACAGAATGCAAGCTTTTGATGACTATAAGGATTTCCCTTTAAAAGTGGGTTTGCAAGTTAATGGAGTAGAGAAATCTGTAACCAATAGGACATTTTCCAATAgtaatagctttcaaaagattAAGAAGACAAGTAGCCAATCTCATacaaaacacaagcaag GAACTTTGTATGATGGTTTTCTTCCTTTGGAGCAATCAAAAGCTAAGCAGGTTTCCAAGCATAATATTACAAGAGAGTTGCCTGAAGGGAATGAAAGAGCTTTTCCATTTTCTAAAGAAAATCGTTTGCTTGCTCGATGTCAAAATGAATTATACACTCAAGATAATGCTGCAG GACAAAATGAAGTGAGGTCAGCAGGACAATTTCAGGATGTGGATGAACAAAGGTTCCAAGAAGAACTTAAGCAAGCTGTGCGCGAAAGCTTGG AAGGCAATGACTATGTTGTGTCAGCTACTGAAACAGGGAGCATTTCAAGCCAGAAAGAAGTCCTTGGCACTGGTCTCAGGAATGCAGTTGGTGAATACAATTGTTTCTTGAATGTGATTATCCAG TCATTATGGCATTTAAGGCGTTTCAGAGATGAGTTCCTCAAAAAGTCATCAGTGCACGGGCATGTTGGAGATCCATGTGTTGTCTGTGCGCTTTATGATATATTTACAGATTTGAGAAATGCTTCTGAAGGTGGACTAAGCGATGCTGTTGCACCTACTTCTTTGAGAATTGCTTTGAGCAACTTATATCCTGATAGTAAATTCTTTCAAGAG GGACAGATGAATGATGCATCTGAGGTTTTGTCAGTAATTTTTGATTGTTTGCATAAGTCATTTAAGGTTCATTCTGGGGATAATGATGCTGGGCTGCAAAAAAATAATTCAGAGGGATCATGGGATTGCACAAACAGTTCGTGTATTGCACACACACTCTTTGGAATGAATATAGATGAACAGATGAATTGTTACAACTGCCATTCCCAGACTAGACACCTAAAGTACACTTCGTTTTTTCAGAATATCAATGCAAATTCATTACGAACAGCAAAG ATTATGTGTCCAGAAAGTTCTTTGGATGATCTTTTGAAGACTGTGGAAATGAATCACCGATTATCATGTGATGTTGAAGCTGGTGGTTGTGGAAAACAAAATTACGTGAATCATATATTGTCTCATCCGCCACATGTTTTCACAGCTG TTTTAGGATGGCAGAGTACAACTGAAAGTGCAGATGATATATCTGCAACTTTGGCAGCAATTACCACTGATGTTGATATTGGGGTTCTCTACTGCGGCATAGATAAAGGAAGTGAACATTCTCTGATTTCAATG GTTTGTTACTATGGGCAACACTATCACTGCTTTGCATATGAACATGATCAATGGGTCATGTATGATGACCAAACTGTAAAG GTGATTGGCGGTTGGGAAGATGTTATTACCACATGTAAAAGGGGGCATCTGCAGCCACAAGTTCTGTTCTTCGAGACTGTGAATTAA
- the LOC121977051 gene encoding uncharacterized protein LOC121977051 isoform X1 — MGNKKRNPSQRPTRHPPDSSVAVVADVSLALSSPVSDDGPRSVDAAESAVVKVECERALTTLHRGNHTKALRLMKEAAARHEGSALLHRVHGTVAAKFAALLDDPGAKLRYLRAAIDSARRAVTLSPTSIEFAHFYASLLFDAATDGCGYEEVVQECERALSIADPVDPAKESLQDESQQKLPTPEARVAHIRQELRALIQKSNIASISSWMKNLGNGASGEERFRLIPMRHISEDPMEVRLVQTARRPNEIKKATKTPEERRKEIEVRVAAARIIQQKSSNSPVSSQEEDGRPGSDFSTSSSSAHRLAERRKLNSKKVISSDDRMDLVRAYWNSMSFERQLDFLVVNIPDLKMHFASSPKDNLGVDILNEALAFVESSGMWKFWACCRCDEKFTDCHAHIQHTALEHISSLSTKLQSVMPQEVDGEWIEMLLNGNWKPIDADLAVKMLKEEQSKQQSLIKDADSDSGCKDKECSPEYWTAKENSDSSSSPQHGEIAEQDIPNDFSSEGNFSEMNDLIDVSRRWPLSHDTERTKLLGRIQVMFQTLVKHKSLSVSHMNKVIQYAVEEIQAFQSGSLLLNHALDQSPVCIFFLDALHLEKILKFLKELSQSCGSGRYTDKDTTASDADSNEQGTEVPDDVSLSFNSCTLSLDGCFFRKKPDIHLENSGIDEAVNRIPDSNIFLPWLFAGPSISEQLSSWTHMREEKACQGLEILQMLEKEFYPLQSLCERKCEHLSYEEALQAVENLCFEELKRREQGVKLASQSYEAILRKRQKELMERENDEMLDGCRFELEVISNVLKEAQVLNVSQFGYDEALCSAGSRMCDLNCDEGDDWRVHDYLQQTDTCIGIAIQRQKEQLSVELNKIDARIMHNVSGMQRLEVKLGPASAMDYRTVILPLVKSFIRFHLEDLVDRDAREKSDAAREAFLAELAQDAKKNANKGNDTKHAHEKSKEKKKNKDYRKSKDQKSVGYIDQSSDHQHTTEQSESVVYGVTLEHDVVVSSGDYLTQKEEESKLRVELEAEERKLEETLEYQRRIEDETKQKHFAEQSKINAVAYLNNQTDGAFVVNSVANLNYDSRLQNKTVPTFVEGAEFGEFHFFEANMHYDNPNMRFKQRNKSGTTDQIDVGQQRSINDNSEKYNENCIDRMQAFDDYKDFPLKVGLQVNGVEKSVTNRTFSNSNSFQKIKKTSSQSHTKHKQGSAGTLYDGFLPLEQSKAKQVSKHNITRELPEGNERAFPFSKENRLLARCQNELYTQDNAAGQNEVRSAGQFQDVDEQRFQEELKQAVRESLEGNDYVVSATETGSISSQKEVLGTGLRNAVGEYNCFLNVIIQSLWHLRRFRDEFLKKSSVHGHVGDPCVVCALYDIFTDLRNASEGGLSDAVAPTSLRIALSNLYPDSKFFQEGQMNDASEVLSVIFDCLHKSFKVHSGDNDAGLQKNNSEGSWDCTNSSCIAHTLFGMNIDEQMNCYNCHSQTRHLKYTSFFQNINANSLRTAKIMCPESSLDDLLKTVEMNHRLSCDVEAGGCGKQNYVNHILSHPPHVFTAVLGWQSTTESADDISATLAAITTDVDIGVLYCGIDKGSEHSLISMVCYYGQHYHCFAYEHDQWVMYDDQTVKVIGGWEDVITTCKRGHLQPQVLFFETVN; from the exons ATGGGCAACAAGAAGCGAAACCCTAGCCAGCGCCCTACCCGCCATCCTCCAGATTCTTCGGTCGCTGTGGTGGCTGATGTTTCTCTGGCTTTGTCCTCTCCTGTCTCTGATGACGGGCCACGGAGCGTCGATGCAGCTGAGTCCGCTGTCGTTAAGGTGGAGTGCGAGCGGGCGCTTACTACCCTCCACCGCGGGAACCATACTAAAGCcttaaggctgatgaaggaggctgcGGCGCGGCACGAGGGTTCTGCGCTGCTGCACCGAGTGCACGGGACTGTGGCAGCGAAGTTTGCGGCTCTGCTTGATGACCCCGGTGCGAAACTGCGGTACCTCCGTGCCGCCATCGACTCTGCTCGCCGCGCTGTCACGCTGTCGCCAACCTCAATTGAGTTCGCGCACTTCTATGCTAGTCTTCTGTTTGATGCTGCTACGGATGGATGCGGGTACGAGGAGGTTGTCCAGGAGTGCGAGCGCGCCCTTAGCATTGCTGACCCGGTTGATCCTGCTAAGGAGAGCCTTCAGGATGAGAGCCAGCAGAAGCTGCCTACGCCTGAGGCTCGGGTCGCTCACATCCGGCAGGAGCTACGGGCTCTAATTCAGAAGTCCAACATTGCCTCTATCTCGTCTTGGATGAAGAATCTTGGGAACGGGGCTTCTGGGGAGGAGAGGTTCCGGTTGATCCCTATGCGCCATATCTCTGAGGACCCCATGGAAGTTCGGTTGGTGCAGACAGCCCGCCGCCCCAATGAAATTAAGAAGGCCACCAAAACTCCAGAAGAGCGGCGTAAGGAAATTGAGGTCCGTGTTGCTGCTGCTCGCATTATCCAACAGAAGTCCAGCAACTCTCCAGTGTCCTCCCAGGAGGAGGATGGCCGCCCTGGGTCAGATTTTTCCACCTCCTCATCCAGTGCTCACCGGTTGGCAGAGCGCCGGAAATTGAACTCCAAAAAGGTCATTTCCTCTGATGATCGCATGGATCTTGTCCGAGCATATTGGAACTCGATGAGTTTTGAGAGGCAGTTGGATTTCCTAGTCGTAAACATCCCAGACCTCAAGATGCATTTTGCCTCATCGCCCAAGGACAACCTTGGAGTGGACATCCTGAATGAAGCACTGGCATTTGTGGAGTCCAGTGGTATGTGGAAGTTCTGGGCTTGTTGCCGTTGTGATGAGAAGTTCACTGACTGCCATGCCCACATCCAACACACTGCTCTGGAGCATATAAGTAGCCTCTCAACCAAGTTGCAGTCTGTAATGCCGCAGGAAGTTGATGGAGAATGGATTGAGATGCTTCTTAATGGGAATTGGAAACCCATTGATGCTGATCTTGCTGTGAAGATGCTCAAGGAAGAACAATCGAAGCAACAATCATTAATCAAGGATGCAGACTCCGATAGTGGCTGCAAGGACAAAGAGTGTTCACCAGAGTATTGGACTGCTAAAGAGAACTCTGATTCTTCCTCTTCACCCCAGCATGGGGAGATTGCAGAGCAAGATATTCCTAATGACTTTTCTTCAGAAGGGAACTTCAGTGAGATGAATGATCTTATTGATGTCTCTCGCAGATGGCCATTGTCGCATGATACCGAAAGGACCAAGCTTCTGGGAAGAATTCAAGTCATGTTTCAGACACTCGTGAAACACAAGAGCCTGTCAGTAAGTCATATGAATAAGGTGATACAATATGCTGTTGAAGAGATCCAAGCATTTCAGTCTGGATCATTATTGCTTAACCATGCACTTGATCAGTCGCCtgtttgtatcttcttcttggaTGCTTTGCACCTTGAGAAAATACTGAAGTTCTTGAAGGAGCTTTCACAGTCCTGTGGGTCAGGAAGATACACTGATAAGGACACTACTGCCAGTGATGCTGATAGCAATGAGCAGGGTACTGAAGTCCCAGATGATGTCAGTCTGAGCTTTAACTCCTGTACTCTTTCTTTGGATGGGTGTTTTTTCAGAAAGAAGCCGGATATCCATCTTGAGAATTCTGGCATTGACGAGGCCGTCAACAGGATACCtgattcaaatatttttttgccATGGCTATTTGCTGGTCCTTCCATCTCTGAACAACTCTCATCATGGACTCACATGCGTGAAGAGAAAGCTTGTCAAGGCTTGGAAATCCTTCAGATGCTCGAGAAAGAATTCTATCCCTTGCAAAGTCTGTGTGAACGGAAATGTGAACATTTGAGTTATGAGGAGGCTTTGCAGGCTGTTGAAAACCTTTGTTTTGAAGAACTGAAAAGAAGGGAGCAAGGAGTGAAGTTGGCATCTCAAAGCTATGAGGCTATTTTGAGGAAGCGACAAAAAGAACTCATGGAGCGGGAGAATGATGAAATGCTGGATGGCTGCAGATTCGAATTGGAAGTTATTTCTAATGTTCTGAAGGAGGCACAAGTCTTGAATGTATCACAATTCGGGTATGATGAGGCTTTATGTAGTGCCGGTTCTCGTATGTGTGATTTGAATTGTGATGAAGGTGATGATTGGAGGGTGCATGATTACTTGCAGCAAACAGATACTTGTATAGGAATAGCAATTCAGAGGCAGAAGGAACAACTTTCTGTAGAG CTTAACAAGATTGATGCAAGGATCATGCACAATGTGAGTGGCATGCAGCGATTAGAAGTGAAGCTTGGACCCGCTTCAGCCATGGATTATCGTACTGTCATTTTGCCACTTGTAAAATCTTTTATTCGG TTTCATTTGGAGGATTTGGTAGACAGAGATGCTAGAGAAAAGTCTGATGCTGCAAGAGAAGCCTTCCTAGCAGAGCTTGCACAGGATGCTAAGAAGAATGCAAACAAAGGAAATGATACCAAGCATGCACATGAGAAatcaaaggagaagaagaagaataaagatTACAGGAAAAgtaaagatcaaaag AGTGTGGGTTATATTGATCAATCCTCAGATCATCAGCATACTACTGAACAATC TGAGTCTGTTGTATATGGTGTTACCTTGGAGCATGATGTTGTTGTATCAAGTGGTGATTACCTGACACAGAAAGAAGAGGAGTCTAAACTTAGAGTGGAACTTGAGGCTGAAGAAAGGAAACTTGAGGAGACATTGGAGTATCAAAGGAGGATTGAAGATGAGACAAAGCAGAAACACTTTGCAGAACAATCTAAAATCAATGCTGTGGCTTATCTGAACAATCAGACTGATGGAGCCTTTGTTGTTAATTCAGTGGCTAATTTGAATTATGACTCTAGGTTGCAAAATAAAACCGTACCCACTTTTGTAGAAGGTGCAGAATTTGGTGAATTCCATTTTTTTGAAGCCAACATGCACTATGACAACCCTAACATGAGATTCAAACAAAGAAATAAGTCTGGCACAACAGACCAGATTGATGTTGGACAGCAGCGCAGTATTAACGACAACAGTGAGAAATATAATGAAAATTGTATTGACAGAATGCAAGCTTTTGATGACTATAAGGATTTCCCTTTAAAAGTGGGTTTGCAAGTTAATGGAGTAGAGAAATCTGTAACCAATAGGACATTTTCCAATAgtaatagctttcaaaagattAAGAAGACAAGTAGCCAATCTCATacaaaacacaagcaag GAAGTGCAGGAACTTTGTATGATGGTTTTCTTCCTTTGGAGCAATCAAAAGCTAAGCAGGTTTCCAAGCATAATATTACAAGAGAGTTGCCTGAAGGGAATGAAAGAGCTTTTCCATTTTCTAAAGAAAATCGTTTGCTTGCTCGATGTCAAAATGAATTATACACTCAAGATAATGCTGCAG GACAAAATGAAGTGAGGTCAGCAGGACAATTTCAGGATGTGGATGAACAAAGGTTCCAAGAAGAACTTAAGCAAGCTGTGCGCGAAAGCTTGG AAGGCAATGACTATGTTGTGTCAGCTACTGAAACAGGGAGCATTTCAAGCCAGAAAGAAGTCCTTGGCACTGGTCTCAGGAATGCAGTTGGTGAATACAATTGTTTCTTGAATGTGATTATCCAG TCATTATGGCATTTAAGGCGTTTCAGAGATGAGTTCCTCAAAAAGTCATCAGTGCACGGGCATGTTGGAGATCCATGTGTTGTCTGTGCGCTTTATGATATATTTACAGATTTGAGAAATGCTTCTGAAGGTGGACTAAGCGATGCTGTTGCACCTACTTCTTTGAGAATTGCTTTGAGCAACTTATATCCTGATAGTAAATTCTTTCAAGAG GGACAGATGAATGATGCATCTGAGGTTTTGTCAGTAATTTTTGATTGTTTGCATAAGTCATTTAAGGTTCATTCTGGGGATAATGATGCTGGGCTGCAAAAAAATAATTCAGAGGGATCATGGGATTGCACAAACAGTTCGTGTATTGCACACACACTCTTTGGAATGAATATAGATGAACAGATGAATTGTTACAACTGCCATTCCCAGACTAGACACCTAAAGTACACTTCGTTTTTTCAGAATATCAATGCAAATTCATTACGAACAGCAAAG ATTATGTGTCCAGAAAGTTCTTTGGATGATCTTTTGAAGACTGTGGAAATGAATCACCGATTATCATGTGATGTTGAAGCTGGTGGTTGTGGAAAACAAAATTACGTGAATCATATATTGTCTCATCCGCCACATGTTTTCACAGCTG TTTTAGGATGGCAGAGTACAACTGAAAGTGCAGATGATATATCTGCAACTTTGGCAGCAATTACCACTGATGTTGATATTGGGGTTCTCTACTGCGGCATAGATAAAGGAAGTGAACATTCTCTGATTTCAATG GTTTGTTACTATGGGCAACACTATCACTGCTTTGCATATGAACATGATCAATGGGTCATGTATGATGACCAAACTGTAAAG GTGATTGGCGGTTGGGAAGATGTTATTACCACATGTAAAAGGGGGCATCTGCAGCCACAAGTTCTGTTCTTCGAGACTGTGAATTAA